In a genomic window of Aeromicrobium panaciterrae:
- a CDS encoding MaoC/PaaZ C-terminal domain-containing protein, translated as MPIDPNVAIGATVGTQEFSWTSSDVLLYQLAVGAGSRPGDNMSADALRWTLDSDALQVLPSFAVVAPSFHETNPPSLDLPGCDITLTQVVHGAQEVHLTSPLPTSGSATLTTTITDVWDKGKAAVIWQEGVAVDPNGAELWRVRSSIFVKGEGGWGGNRGESNAIAVPDRAPDGTASYTVTPQQALLYRLCGDRNPLHADPAFAAGAGFPAPILHGLATYGIVLREVIDLLLDGDASKVGGFGARFAGVVFPGETLSINAWDEPEGIAVTVTVGDDNRPALADCFVTRR; from the coding sequence ATGCCAATCGATCCCAACGTCGCCATCGGCGCCACCGTCGGAACCCAGGAATTCTCCTGGACCAGCAGCGATGTACTGCTCTATCAGCTTGCCGTTGGTGCCGGATCGCGTCCCGGCGACAACATGTCGGCCGACGCGCTCCGCTGGACGCTCGACTCCGACGCACTCCAGGTACTGCCGAGCTTCGCGGTCGTCGCGCCGTCGTTCCACGAGACCAACCCCCCGTCGCTCGACCTGCCGGGCTGCGACATCACGCTGACCCAGGTCGTTCACGGCGCCCAGGAAGTCCACCTCACGTCGCCGCTGCCCACCTCGGGCTCTGCCACGCTGACGACGACCATCACGGACGTCTGGGACAAGGGCAAGGCTGCCGTCATCTGGCAAGAAGGTGTCGCGGTCGATCCGAACGGTGCCGAGCTGTGGCGCGTACGCTCCTCGATCTTCGTCAAGGGCGAGGGTGGCTGGGGCGGCAACCGAGGCGAGAGCAATGCCATCGCCGTGCCCGACCGTGCGCCCGATGGCACCGCGTCGTACACCGTCACCCCGCAGCAGGCCCTGCTCTACCGCCTCTGCGGCGACCGCAACCCGCTGCACGCCGACCCGGCATTCGCAGCTGGCGCTGGCTTCCCGGCTCCGATCCTGCACGGCCTCGCGACGTACGGCATCGTGCTGCGCGAAGTTATCGACCTGCTCCTCGACGGCGATGCCAGCAAGGTGGGCGGCTTCGGCGCTCGTTTCGCCGGCGTCGTGTTCCCGGGCGAGACGCTGTCGATCAACGCATGGGATGAGCCCGAAGGCATCGCAGTGACAGTCACGGTTGGCGACGACAATCGCCCGGCCCTGGCTGACTGCTTCGTGACTCGTCGCTGA